In one Saccharibacillus brassicae genomic region, the following are encoded:
- a CDS encoding extracellular solute-binding protein produces MRSGKKIPLAMSSVVLLAILASCSGGGDKADTSTSGAELEAWVSNEKVTSEAYLFSEIEKEFGVNINVKMRGVGAQDYVDKLNVQISSGEIPDWINDYAVNVGLFDKYVEQGILAEVPVEMIKANMPNYMAWVDKYKEIFKGDPFALFERNGKNYTIPTANPDLTKFLVMYYRQDWLDAVGIKKTPESLAEMEEALVKFRNDDPDGNGQKDTYGYLGIQKDPMWAFSPIYGAYGMYPGLWTEKDGRIARDEIDPKMKEVLTLLNDWYNKDLIDPEWVALDFDQARNKIISSKVGATWQNINAGQEGTGWYAPIKDVAPKASWALSPGPTGPNGDHGIMHFNPIAGMGIMFGKQLEKNPEKMKKYLQIFDKVNNDIAWLEKRSYGEEGKTFKKENGGYTWLPPYDKADERQKLGLGEARFPTLEPPFLDVYKENELLPTAKDREYKIKAQTIATGKYDLLTPFSKPEYDKVSTKLTDLTTKAYTDFITGKRPISEFDAYVAEWKKLGGDQAMEEAQQIYDKVYK; encoded by the coding sequence ATGAGATCCGGCAAAAAGATTCCTTTGGCCATGAGCAGTGTCGTTCTGCTCGCCATTCTGGCCAGCTGCTCCGGCGGAGGCGACAAAGCGGACACAAGCACAAGCGGGGCAGAGCTCGAAGCGTGGGTCAGCAACGAAAAAGTGACGAGCGAGGCGTATCTGTTCAGCGAAATCGAAAAAGAGTTCGGCGTGAACATCAACGTCAAAATGCGGGGCGTAGGCGCCCAGGATTATGTGGACAAACTTAACGTTCAGATTTCAAGCGGCGAGATTCCGGATTGGATCAACGATTACGCCGTCAACGTAGGGTTGTTCGACAAATACGTCGAGCAGGGCATCCTGGCCGAGGTCCCGGTCGAGATGATCAAGGCGAACATGCCGAATTACATGGCCTGGGTAGACAAATACAAAGAGATCTTCAAGGGAGATCCGTTTGCCCTGTTCGAACGGAACGGCAAAAACTACACGATTCCGACCGCGAACCCGGATCTGACCAAATTTCTCGTCATGTACTACCGCCAAGACTGGCTGGACGCGGTCGGCATCAAGAAAACGCCGGAGTCGCTGGCCGAGATGGAAGAAGCGCTCGTCAAATTCCGCAACGACGATCCGGACGGCAACGGGCAAAAAGATACGTACGGCTACCTGGGCATCCAGAAAGACCCGATGTGGGCGTTCAGCCCGATCTATGGCGCCTACGGCATGTACCCGGGTCTTTGGACAGAGAAGGACGGCCGAATCGCCCGTGACGAAATCGATCCGAAGATGAAAGAGGTCCTGACGCTTCTGAACGACTGGTACAACAAAGACCTGATCGATCCGGAATGGGTCGCGCTGGACTTCGATCAGGCCCGCAACAAAATTATCAGTTCCAAAGTGGGCGCCACCTGGCAGAACATCAACGCCGGACAGGAAGGGACAGGCTGGTATGCCCCGATCAAAGACGTGGCGCCGAAAGCTTCGTGGGCGCTGTCGCCGGGGCCGACAGGGCCAAACGGAGATCACGGCATCATGCACTTCAATCCGATTGCGGGCATGGGCATCATGTTCGGCAAGCAGCTGGAGAAAAATCCGGAGAAAATGAAAAAATATTTGCAGATCTTCGACAAGGTGAACAACGACATCGCCTGGCTGGAAAAACGCTCGTACGGCGAAGAAGGCAAAACGTTCAAAAAAGAAAACGGCGGATACACCTGGCTGCCGCCGTACGACAAAGCCGACGAGAGACAAAAGCTCGGCTTGGGAGAAGCCCGCTTCCCGACGCTGGAACCGCCGTTCCTCGACGTGTACAAAGAAAACGAGCTGCTGCCGACGGCCAAAGACCGGGAATACAAAATCAAAGCCCAGACGATCGCGACAGGCAAATACGATTTGTTGACTCCGTTCTCGAAGCCCGAATACGACAAAGTGTCGACGAAACTGACGGATTTGACGACCAAGGCGTATACGGACTTTATTACGGGCAAACGCCCGATATCCGAATTCGACGCTTACGTGGCGGAGTGGAAAAAGCTGGGCGGCGATCAAGCGATGGAAGAAGCGCAGCAAATTTACGACAAAGTATACAAATAA
- a CDS encoding ABC transporter permease — MYLLLLPGIVYFIIFCYAPMYGILIAFKDYRMMDGILGSPWVGFEQFRELFSDPYFYTVFKNTLIISFLKLFLGFPVPILFAVLLNEVRQLAFKKFVQTASYLPHFISWIALAGIMESLLSLEGTVNTIIGLFGFEKVIFMAEPDYFRAILVLSDIWKNFGWGAVIYFAAIAGIDNSLYEASAIDGATRLQRIIYITLPSIANIIVIMLILSMAGILDAGFDQIFNLYNSSVMDVSDIIDTYVYRVGIQDLDYSRSTAVGIFKSVIALILILFTNWLAKRFNKDHNTLW; from the coding sequence TTGTACTTGTTGCTCCTTCCCGGGATCGTCTATTTTATTATTTTCTGTTATGCGCCCATGTACGGCATTTTGATCGCGTTCAAGGACTACAGAATGATGGACGGTATCTTGGGCAGTCCCTGGGTCGGATTCGAGCAGTTTAGGGAACTTTTCTCCGATCCTTATTTCTACACGGTATTTAAAAATACGCTGATTATCAGCTTCCTGAAACTGTTTCTCGGGTTTCCGGTTCCGATCCTGTTCGCCGTGCTGCTGAACGAAGTTCGTCAGTTGGCGTTCAAAAAATTCGTTCAGACGGCGTCGTACTTGCCGCATTTCATTTCCTGGATCGCGCTTGCCGGCATTATGGAGAGCCTGCTCTCGCTGGAAGGGACGGTCAATACGATCATCGGCCTGTTCGGATTCGAGAAGGTGATTTTCATGGCGGAACCGGATTACTTCCGGGCGATCCTCGTCCTTTCCGACATCTGGAAAAACTTCGGCTGGGGAGCGGTCATTTATTTCGCCGCCATCGCCGGAATCGACAACAGCCTGTACGAAGCGTCCGCGATCGACGGCGCTACCCGCCTGCAGCGCATTATCTATATCACGCTGCCGAGCATTGCCAACATTATCGTGATCATGCTGATCCTGTCCATGGCCGGCATTCTGGACGCCGGGTTTGACCAGATCTTCAATTTGTACAACTCGTCGGTCATGGACGTCTCGGACATTATCGATACGTACGTGTACCGCGTCGGCATACAGGACCTCGATTACAGCCGTTCCACCGCGGTCGGCATTTTCAAATCCGTCATCGCGCTGATCCTGATTCTGTTCACGAACTGGCTGGCCAAACGATTCAACAAAGATCACAACACCTTGTGGTAG
- a CDS encoding helix-turn-helix domain-containing protein: METAVLNFMSPPIPYFVGCGNQPYAAGERHIHRHAIGIFDIIVVATGSLHIGEEENRWRLGEHEGIILRPDLYHYGVEGCETPTEIMWIHFNTVGIWAEHQSMGEYLLRQQDMKSKHSIHGIYASYINPISLPKRFRLSDKGLSLMRELLRLQDEPRAIAAWAQQTVFQQLLQAMDCEQSLEQDLTSIRVAEKVQRFLHERFNQPINNGLLQETFNFHPNYIARCMRKQFGVTPLEYLMEHRLNIAKKMLLNTGYSIEKIAEEVGMELSTFSNAFRKRESVSPLNYRKKYAKHV; encoded by the coding sequence TTGGAAACCGCCGTACTTAATTTTATGTCTCCTCCCATTCCTTACTTCGTGGGGTGCGGCAATCAGCCGTACGCGGCCGGAGAACGGCATATCCATCGTCACGCGATCGGAATCTTCGACATCATCGTCGTCGCGACGGGCAGCCTGCATATCGGCGAAGAAGAGAATCGGTGGCGGCTCGGGGAACACGAAGGGATCATTCTTCGGCCGGACCTGTATCATTACGGAGTGGAAGGCTGCGAGACCCCCACCGAAATCATGTGGATCCATTTTAATACGGTAGGGATCTGGGCCGAACATCAGAGCATGGGCGAATATCTGCTTCGGCAGCAGGATATGAAGAGCAAGCATTCCATTCACGGCATCTATGCGAGCTATATCAATCCGATCTCGCTGCCCAAGCGGTTCCGGCTGTCCGACAAGGGACTGTCTCTCATGCGGGAACTGCTGCGCCTGCAGGACGAACCGCGCGCGATCGCGGCGTGGGCGCAGCAGACCGTGTTCCAGCAGCTGCTGCAGGCGATGGATTGCGAGCAGTCGCTGGAACAGGATCTCACGTCGATCCGCGTGGCGGAGAAAGTGCAGCGCTTTTTGCACGAGCGCTTCAACCAACCGATCAACAACGGGCTGCTCCAGGAAACGTTCAATTTCCATCCGAACTATATCGCCCGCTGCATGCGCAAGCAGTTCGGCGTGACGCCGCTGGAATACCTGATGGAACACCGCTTGAACATCGCCAAAAAGATGCTGTTGAATACCGGGTATTCGATCGAGAAAATTGCCGAGGAAGTGGGTATGGAACTGTCCACTTTTTCCAACGCATTCCGGAAAAGGGAAAGCGTATCTCCGCTCAACTACCGCAAGAAATACGCTAAACATGTCTAG
- a CDS encoding helix-turn-helix transcriptional regulator translates to MTFPPSLPALDVEHMQMHAAVGGLRLNVLYIRSGTFLQSMPAHAHSGKSYELHYVPAGRGQLIADGVRYPIGPHTLYMTGPDIVHEQIPDPGDPMREYCICFEALPAGEHADPDSSAIAELFLRTAFWHGTDTQQLSDLFERLSREADLQSIGYYMSIRSLVEQIVIAAVRNYACNRLSAHAAPQKTLDDKRLVLIEHSFLSASDTLTLPGLAQTLGLGIRQTERTLKQHYGLSFTQKKRQARLSAACSLLVTTTLPIGRIARRVGFATLESFCTFFKKATGISAGEYRERRQEER, encoded by the coding sequence ATGACCTTCCCCCCGTCCCTGCCCGCTCTTGACGTCGAACATATGCAGATGCACGCTGCGGTCGGCGGACTGCGGCTGAACGTGCTGTATATCCGCTCCGGCACTTTTTTGCAGTCGATGCCCGCCCATGCGCACAGCGGCAAAAGTTACGAACTGCATTACGTGCCGGCCGGACGCGGACAGCTGATCGCGGACGGAGTCCGCTATCCGATCGGGCCGCATACGCTGTATATGACCGGTCCCGACATTGTGCACGAACAGATTCCCGATCCCGGCGATCCGATGCGCGAATACTGCATCTGCTTCGAAGCGCTGCCGGCCGGCGAACACGCCGATCCGGATTCGTCGGCGATCGCGGAGCTTTTTCTGCGGACTGCGTTCTGGCACGGCACGGATACGCAGCAGCTGTCGGACTTATTCGAACGGCTGTCGCGCGAAGCGGACCTGCAATCGATCGGGTATTATATGTCGATCCGCAGCCTCGTCGAGCAGATCGTAATCGCCGCAGTTCGCAATTACGCGTGCAACCGGCTGTCCGCTCACGCCGCGCCGCAGAAAACGCTGGACGACAAACGGCTCGTGCTGATCGAGCACAGCTTCCTGTCCGCTTCCGACACGCTGACGCTGCCGGGTCTGGCGCAGACGCTAGGGCTCGGCATCCGGCAGACGGAACGCACGCTCAAGCAGCATTACGGATTGTCTTTTACGCAAAAAAAGCGGCAGGCGCGCCTCAGCGCAGCCTGCAGCCTGCTTGTGACGACGACGCTCCCGATCGGTCGGATCGCCAGGCGCGTCGGATTTGCCACATTGGAAAGCTTTTGCACGTTTTTCAAAAAAGCGACCGGAATATCGGCGGGCGAATACCGCGAACGCCGGCAGGAAGAACGCTGA
- a CDS encoding glycoside hydrolase family 127 protein yields the protein MLPLADVHIRDPFWSAYVDLVRGVVVPYQWEALNDRIPNAEPSRAIQNFKIAAGLAEGEFYGMVFQDSDVAKWLEAVAYLLTTQRDDELEAIADGVVDLIAQAQHEDGYLNTYYTLKEPGKRWTNLTECHELYCAGHLIEAGVAYYQSTGKRKILEVVCKFADYIDEVFGSAPGKLQGYDGHQEIKLALMQLYDATGSEKYMRLCRFFVEERGRRQNPHFYDAELEQRDGSTHFGRWVIDDKTYSQAHKPIREQDQAVGHAVRFVYMCTGMAHLAAATGDVKLLEDCKRLWDNMERKQMYITGGIGSQSHGEAFSMDYDLPNDTVYAETCASIGLIFFAQRMLMLQPQGRYADAMERALYNTVISGMSMDGKSFFYVNPLEVHPKACCANHKYHHVKTVRQGWFGCACCPPNVARLLASLGQYIYTVQDHTVYANLYISGESKLELGGQAFVLHQQSNYPWDGDIRFTVEAETPVTFELALRIPNWCEHPALSINGVKVPFDGRIHAGYVKLEREWQAGDSVELALPMTVARMKGHPLVRQTAGKTALQRGPLVYCLEEADNGANLHQVLLPPQAAFEVKEDDTSFGRIPFITAAGLRRDPDSWGEELYRRDTAQQEVETQLKFIPYFAWANRGEGEMRVWVDEK from the coding sequence ATGCTGCCTCTGGCCGATGTCCATATTCGCGACCCGTTCTGGTCGGCCTATGTCGACCTCGTTCGCGGCGTCGTCGTTCCGTACCAGTGGGAAGCGCTGAATGACCGCATTCCGAACGCCGAGCCAAGCCGTGCGATTCAGAATTTCAAGATCGCCGCGGGTCTTGCGGAAGGCGAATTCTACGGCATGGTATTTCAGGACAGCGACGTCGCCAAGTGGCTCGAAGCCGTCGCCTACCTGCTGACGACGCAGCGGGACGACGAACTCGAAGCCATCGCGGACGGCGTCGTCGACCTTATTGCGCAGGCCCAGCATGAAGACGGTTACCTGAATACGTATTATACGTTAAAAGAACCCGGCAAACGGTGGACGAACTTGACGGAGTGCCACGAATTGTACTGCGCGGGCCATCTGATCGAAGCCGGCGTCGCTTATTACCAGTCGACCGGCAAACGCAAAATACTCGAAGTCGTCTGCAAATTCGCGGATTATATCGACGAGGTGTTCGGCTCGGCTCCCGGCAAGCTTCAGGGCTACGACGGGCATCAGGAGATCAAGCTTGCGCTTATGCAGTTGTACGACGCGACCGGCAGCGAGAAGTATATGCGCCTATGCCGATTTTTCGTCGAAGAAAGAGGACGGCGGCAGAACCCGCACTTCTACGATGCCGAACTGGAGCAAAGAGACGGATCGACGCATTTCGGCCGCTGGGTGATCGACGACAAGACGTACAGCCAGGCCCACAAGCCGATTCGCGAGCAGGATCAAGCGGTCGGCCATGCGGTGCGGTTCGTCTATATGTGCACCGGTATGGCGCATCTGGCCGCGGCGACCGGCGACGTCAAGCTGCTCGAAGACTGCAAAAGACTGTGGGACAACATGGAACGCAAGCAGATGTACATTACCGGCGGCATCGGTTCCCAGAGCCACGGCGAAGCGTTCAGCATGGATTACGATCTGCCCAACGATACGGTCTATGCCGAGACGTGCGCGTCGATCGGGTTGATCTTCTTCGCGCAGCGGATGCTGATGCTGCAGCCGCAGGGCCGTTACGCGGACGCGATGGAGCGGGCTTTGTACAACACCGTAATCAGCGGCATGTCGATGGACGGCAAAAGCTTTTTCTACGTCAATCCGCTTGAAGTTCACCCCAAAGCGTGCTGCGCGAACCATAAATACCATCACGTGAAGACGGTTCGGCAGGGCTGGTTCGGCTGCGCGTGCTGCCCGCCGAACGTAGCCCGCCTGCTCGCTTCGCTCGGCCAATATATCTACACCGTGCAGGACCATACGGTGTACGCGAATCTGTATATCAGCGGCGAATCGAAGCTGGAACTCGGCGGTCAGGCGTTCGTGCTGCATCAGCAGTCCAACTATCCGTGGGACGGCGATATCCGCTTCACGGTCGAGGCGGAGACGCCTGTCACGTTCGAACTGGCGCTGCGGATCCCGAATTGGTGCGAACATCCGGCGCTCTCGATCAACGGCGTCAAAGTGCCGTTCGATGGCCGGATTCACGCCGGTTACGTCAAGCTGGAGCGGGAATGGCAAGCGGGCGATAGCGTTGAGCTTGCGCTGCCGATGACGGTCGCGCGCATGAAAGGCCACCCTCTCGTTCGGCAGACAGCAGGCAAAACGGCGCTGCAGCGCGGCCCGCTCGTCTACTGTCTGGAGGAAGCGGACAATGGCGCGAATCTGCATCAGGTTCTGCTGCCTCCGCAAGCGGCGTTCGAAGTCAAGGAAGACGATACGTCGTTTGGCCGTATCCCGTTCATTACGGCCGCAGGTCTCAGACGGGATCCCGATAGCTGGGGGGAAGAGCTGTACAGACGGGATACGGCGCAGCAAGAAGTGGAGACGCAGCTGAAATTTATCCCGTATTTCGCGTGGGCGAACCGCGGCGAAGGCGAGATGCGCGTATGGGTCGACGAGAAATAA
- a CDS encoding carbohydrate ABC transporter permease encodes MDKSNSLGDRIFHIFNYAFMSFLLIVTLFPFWNQVLISLSSREFLYTVGTLWYPKSLNFDSYIAIFHFDAFWRGYWNTITRTVLGVVLSLLFTSITAYPLSKAKLPFNKTITLFVLFPLLFSGGLIPTYMLIKSLGLMNSIWALVLPGLIAPVNVFIIRNYFRSLPAELEESAVIDGASHLKIFFRIVLPLSVPILATIALWVGVAHWLAWYDAFLYMSDTTKWVLQLVIRRILIENRPQEAMSAATQVFGDAEAVDIRQLEAAVVMVSILPMLLVYPFLQKFFVKGLLHGAVKG; translated from the coding sequence ATGGACAAATCGAACTCTTTGGGCGACCGTATTTTCCATATTTTCAATTACGCTTTTATGAGTTTCCTGCTGATCGTCACGTTGTTCCCGTTCTGGAATCAGGTCTTGATCTCGCTCAGTTCCCGCGAATTTCTGTACACGGTCGGAACGCTCTGGTATCCGAAAAGTCTGAATTTCGACAGTTACATCGCGATTTTTCATTTTGACGCTTTCTGGCGCGGCTACTGGAACACGATTACCCGGACGGTACTTGGGGTCGTACTGAGCCTGCTGTTCACTTCGATTACGGCGTATCCGTTATCCAAAGCCAAACTGCCGTTCAACAAGACGATTACGCTGTTCGTGTTATTCCCCCTGCTGTTCAGCGGCGGGTTGATCCCGACGTACATGCTGATCAAAAGTCTGGGACTGATGAATTCGATCTGGGCGCTCGTCCTTCCCGGCCTGATCGCTCCGGTAAACGTCTTCATCATCCGCAACTATTTCCGTTCGCTGCCGGCGGAACTGGAAGAGTCGGCCGTCATCGACGGCGCGAGCCACCTCAAAATTTTCTTCCGCATCGTGCTGCCGCTGTCCGTGCCCATCCTCGCCACGATCGCGCTCTGGGTCGGCGTCGCACATTGGCTGGCGTGGTACGACGCTTTCCTGTACATGTCGGATACGACCAAATGGGTCTTGCAGCTCGTGATCCGCCGCATCCTGATCGAGAACAGGCCGCAGGAAGCGATGAGCGCCGCGACGCAGGTGTTCGGCGATGCCGAAGCCGTCGATATCCGGCAGTTGGAAGCGGCCGTCGTCATGGTGTCGATCCTCCCCATGCTGCTCGTCTATCCGTTCCTGCAAAAGTTTTTCGTCAAAGGTCTGCTGCACGGCGCGGTCAAAGGTTGA